A portion of the Fusobacterium nucleatum genome contains these proteins:
- a CDS encoding dicarboxylate/amino acid:cation symporter produces MEKEKKGDTLIIKLILGVIAGIIIGLISNEQVISIILPIKFFLGELIFFVVPFIIIGFIAPAITQLKSNASKMLLTMLGLSYLSSVGAALFSATAGYVLIPKLNIVSSVEGLKELPEILFKVQIPPAISVMGALVLALLMGLAVVWTNSKRTEELLNEFNNIMLTIVNKIIIPILPIFIATTFATLAYEGSITKQLPIFLKVIVIVLIGHYIWITILYTIAGIISGKNPWSLLKHYGPAYMTAVGTMSSAATLPVSLKCVKKSGVLDEEITNFAIPLGATTHLCGSVLTETFFVMVVSKILYGDVPPVGTIILFIVLLGIFAVGAPGVPGGTVLASLGLIISILGFDETGTALMITIFALQDSFGTACNITGDGALALILNGIFKKKKTN; encoded by the coding sequence ATGGAAAAAGAAAAAAAAGGAGATACTCTGATAATTAAATTAATTCTTGGAGTTATAGCTGGAATAATTATAGGATTAATTTCAAATGAACAAGTAATTTCTATAATTTTACCAATTAAATTTTTCTTAGGAGAATTAATATTCTTTGTTGTACCATTTATTATAATTGGATTTATTGCACCTGCAATAACTCAATTAAAATCGAATGCTAGTAAGATGTTATTAACTATGTTAGGATTATCTTATTTATCATCTGTAGGAGCTGCACTTTTTTCTGCAACTGCTGGATATGTATTGATACCTAAATTAAATATTGTTTCTAGTGTTGAAGGATTAAAAGAATTACCTGAAATTTTATTTAAGGTTCAAATTCCACCAGCAATTTCAGTAATGGGAGCTTTAGTATTGGCATTACTTATGGGACTTGCTGTTGTATGGACTAATTCAAAAAGAACAGAAGAATTATTAAATGAATTTAACAATATTATGTTAACAATAGTAAATAAAATAATAATTCCTATATTACCAATATTTATAGCAACAACATTTGCAACTCTTGCTTATGAAGGAAGTATTACAAAACAATTACCAATATTCTTAAAAGTAATTGTAATTGTTTTAATTGGTCACTATATTTGGATTACAATTTTATACACTATTGCTGGTATCATTTCTGGAAAAAATCCTTGGTCTTTATTAAAACATTACGGACCAGCGTATATGACAGCTGTTGGTACAATGTCATCAGCTGCAACTTTACCAGTTAGTTTGAAGTGTGTAAAAAAATCTGGTGTCTTAGATGAAGAAATAACTAACTTTGCTATTCCATTAGGTGCTACTACGCACCTATGCGGTTCTGTTTTAACTGAAACATTTTTTGTTATGGTGGTTTCTAAAATATTATATGGTGATGTACCCCCTGTTGGAACAATAATATTATTTATTGTCTTATTAGGAATATTTGCAGTTGGAGCACCAGGAGTACCTGGAGGAACTGTTCTTGCATCACTAGGACTTATTATTTCTATTTTAGGTTTTGATGAAACTGGAACTGCTTTAATGATAACAATATTTGCTTTACAAGATAGCTTTGGAACTGCTTGTAATATTACAGGTGATGGAGCTTTAGCACTTATTCTTAATGGAATATTTAAAAAGAAAAAAACAAATTAA
- a CDS encoding L-cysteine desulfidase family protein gives METKIEKVLKILEEEIVAAEGCTEPIALSYAAAKARRILGTVPNKVDVFLSGNIIKNVKSVTIPNSEGMIGIEPAIAMGLIAGDDKKELMVISDTTHEQVQEVRDFLDKKLIKTHVYPGDIKLYIRLEISNGENNVLLEIKHTHTNITRILKNDKVLLSQICNDGDFNSSLTDRKVLSVKYIYDLAKTIDIDLIKPIFQKVIRYNSAIADEGLKGKYGVNIGKMILDNIEKGIYGNDVRNKAASYASAGSDARMSGCALPVMTTSGSGNQGMTASLPVIKFAAEKNLSEEELIRGLFVSHLITIHVKTNVGRLSAYCGAICAASGVAAALTFLHGGSFEMVCDAITNILGNLSGVICDGAKASCAMKISSGIYSAFDATMLALNKDVLKSGDGIVGVDIEETIRNVGELAQCGMKGTDETILGIMTK, from the coding sequence ATGGAAACTAAAATTGAAAAAGTCCTTAAAATTCTTGAAGAAGAAATTGTGGCAGCAGAAGGTTGTACAGAACCAATAGCACTATCATATGCAGCTGCAAAAGCAAGAAGAATTTTAGGAACTGTTCCAAATAAAGTTGATGTTTTCTTATCAGGAAATATAATAAAAAATGTAAAAAGTGTTACTATTCCAAATAGTGAGGGAATGATTGGAATAGAACCTGCTATTGCAATGGGGTTAATAGCTGGTGATGATAAAAAAGAACTTATGGTTATAAGTGACACTACACATGAACAAGTACAAGAAGTAAGAGATTTTTTAGATAAAAAACTTATAAAAACTCATGTTTATCCAGGAGATATAAAATTATATATAAGATTAGAAATTTCAAATGGAGAAAACAATGTACTTTTAGAAATAAAACATACACATACTAATATAACTAGAATTTTAAAAAATGATAAAGTTTTACTAAGTCAAATTTGTAATGATGGAGATTTTAATTCATCTCTTACTGATAGAAAAGTTTTAAGTGTGAAATATATTTATGATTTAGCTAAAACAATAGATATTGATTTGATAAAACCAATTTTTCAAAAAGTAATTAGATATAATTCAGCAATAGCAGATGAAGGTTTAAAAGGAAAATATGGAGTAAATATTGGAAAAATGATACTTGATAACATTGAAAAAGGTATCTATGGTAATGATGTAAGAAACAAGGCAGCTAGTTATGCTAGTGCTGGTAGTGATGCTAGAATGAGTGGTTGTGCTTTACCTGTTATGACAACAAGTGGAAGTGGAAACCAAGGTATGACAGCTTCTTTACCTGTAATTAAATTTGCTGCTGAAAAAAATTTATCAGAAGAAGAATTAATAAGAGGTCTATTTGTTTCACATCTTATAACTATTCATGTTAAAACAAATGTTGGTAGACTTTCTGCATATTGTGGAGCTATTTGTGCTGCTTCTGGTGTTGCTGCTGCTCTTACATTCTTACATGGTGGAAGCTTTGAAATGGTTTGTGATGCAATAACTAATATCTTAGGTAATCTTTCAGGAGTTATTTGTGATGGTGCTAAGGCTTCATGTGCAATGAAAATATCTTCTGGGATTTACTCTGCTTTTGATGCAACTATGCTTGCTTTAAATAAAGATGTCTTAAAATCTGGTGATGGAATAGTTGGAGTAGATATTGAAGAAACAATAAGAAATGTTGGAGAACTTGCTCAATGTGGAATGAAAGGTACTGATGAAACTATATTGGGAATTATGACTAAATAA
- a CDS encoding M3 family oligoendopeptidase, translating to MKFKDMPYIRPDMEKVKKIFKEIKEKIENANSANEQIKIIEEFADFKKDLYTTIEIAYVRLSIDTTDEFYENENNFFDENKPIIETLNTEVSRVIYNSKFRDELEKRFGKHYFKLLECKLVLNEKAIPFMQKENILSTKYDKIIANSKIIFRGKEYTVSQMPPLLQNPDREFRKEAYQARAKFFEDHQEEFDNIYDEMVKVRTEMAHVLGYENYIDLQYKLLNRTDYNHKDVAKYREKVLKTLTPLAIKIREKQAERLGIKDFKYFDEACDFRDGNSNPNGDVDFIVKNAQKMYSELSSETGKFFDFMIENELMDLVAKPKKRVGGYCISFDKYKSPFIFSNFNGTKGDIDVITHEAGHAFQCYMSQYQLLPEYIWPTYDAAEIHSMSMEFLTWPWMELFFGKNANKFKYSALKGALTFIPYGVTIDHFQHYVYENPNATPEERRKKYHELELMYEPDLEYDNDFYNSGAFWFSQGHVFWAPFYYIDYTLAQVCAFQYLLKYLDNKEETLKEYITLCKAGGSESFFKLLEIGKLKNPMNTDILEEITPKLEELLNSIKI from the coding sequence ATGAAATTTAAAGATATGCCATATATTAGACCAGATATGGAAAAAGTTAAAAAAATTTTTAAGGAAATAAAAGAAAAAATTGAGAATGCTAATTCGGCTAATGAACAAATTAAAATAATTGAAGAATTTGCAGACTTTAAAAAAGATTTATATACAACTATTGAAATAGCATATGTTCGTCTTAGTATAGATACAACTGACGAATTTTATGAAAATGAAAATAATTTTTTTGATGAAAATAAGCCTATCATTGAAACTCTTAATACAGAAGTTTCAAGAGTAATATATAATTCTAAATTTAGAGATGAGCTAGAAAAAAGATTTGGAAAACATTATTTTAAACTTTTAGAGTGTAAATTAGTTTTAAATGAAAAAGCTATTCCTTTTATGCAAAAAGAAAATATACTATCTACAAAATATGATAAAATAATTGCTAATTCAAAAATTATATTTAGAGGAAAAGAATATACAGTTTCTCAAATGCCACCTCTTTTACAAAATCCAGATAGAGAATTTAGAAAAGAAGCATATCAAGCTAGGGCAAAATTTTTTGAAGATCATCAGGAAGAATTTGATAATATTTATGATGAAATGGTAAAGGTTAGGACTGAAATGGCACATGTTCTAGGTTATGAAAATTATATTGATTTACAGTATAAATTATTAAATAGAACAGACTATAATCATAAAGATGTAGCTAAATATAGAGAAAAAGTATTAAAAACATTGACACCTTTAGCAATAAAAATAAGAGAAAAACAAGCAGAGAGATTAGGCATAAAAGATTTTAAATATTTTGATGAAGCTTGTGACTTTAGAGATGGAAATTCAAATCCTAATGGGGATGTAGATTTTATAGTAAAGAATGCACAAAAAATGTATAGTGAATTAAGTTCTGAAACTGGGAAATTCTTTGATTTTATGATAGAAAATGAATTAATGGATTTAGTTGCTAAACCTAAAAAACGTGTAGGAGGGTATTGTATAAGTTTTGATAAATATAAGTCACCTTTTATTTTTTCAAATTTTAATGGAACAAAAGGAGATATTGATGTTATAACTCATGAAGCTGGTCATGCATTTCAATGTTATATGTCACAATATCAACTTCTTCCAGAATATATTTGGCCTACTTATGATGCAGCTGAAATACACTCTATGAGTATGGAATTTTTAACTTGGCCTTGGATGGAATTATTTTTTGGGAAAAATGCTAATAAATTCAAGTATTCTGCTTTAAAAGGAGCATTAACTTTTATACCATATGGAGTTACAATAGATCACTTTCAACATTATGTATATGAAAACCCTAATGCCACACCAGAAGAAAGAAGAAAAAAATATCATGAACTAGAATTAATGTATGAACCTGATTTAGAATATGATAATGATTTTTATAATAGTGGTGCATTTTGGTTTTCACAAGGTCATGTATTCTGGGCACCTTTTTATTATATAGATTATACTCTTGCACAAGTATGTGCTTTCCAATATCTTTTAAAATATTTAGATAACAAAGAAGAAACTTTAAAAGAATATATAACTCTTTGTAAAGCAGGAGGTTCTGAATCTTTCTTTAAATTATTAGAAATAGGAAAATTAAAAAATCCTATGAATACAGATATTTTAGAAGAAATAACTCCTAAATTGGAAGAATTATTGAATAGCATTAAAATTTAA
- a CDS encoding toxin-antitoxin system YwqK family antitoxin, translated as MRKKFKMLLLAIGVLTLFSACSSYYTREEEYARNMMLVLSKTTSSTTSFEKRWKTTNKAAIVDTFKNGEKDGEFRRYYLNGNLLMRGYCKAGKVDGIWEDYYPNGKVLMSGYMKGNKEIGNWKYYNESGQLLGEVPYDQIPKAIKDVREKNVDEFWKDIKSGK; from the coding sequence ATGAGAAAAAAATTTAAAATGTTATTATTAGCTATTGGAGTATTAACTTTATTTTCAGCTTGTTCATCTTATTATACTCGTGAGGAAGAATATGCAAGAAATATGATGCTTGTTTTATCAAAGACTACTAGCTCAACTACTTCTTTTGAAAAAAGATGGAAAACAACTAATAAAGCTGCAATTGTAGATACTTTTAAAAATGGTGAAAAAGATGGAGAGTTTAGAAGATACTATCTAAATGGAAATCTTCTTATGAGAGGCTATTGTAAAGCAGGAAAAGTTGATGGAATTTGGGAAGACTATTATCCTAATGGTAAAGTATTAATGAGTGGTTATATGAAAGGAAATAAAGAAATAGGTAATTGGAAGTATTATAATGAAAGTGGTCAATTACTTGGAGAAGTTCCTTATGACCAAATTCCAAAAGCAATAAAAGATGTCAGAGAAAAAAATGTGGACGAATTTTGGAAAGATATTAAAAGTGGAAAATAA